In Aulosira sp. FACHB-615, the following are encoded in one genomic region:
- a CDS encoding photosystem II reaction center protein L — protein MERTPNPNNQPVELNRTSLYLGLLLIFVLGILFSSYFFN, from the coding sequence ATGGAAAGAACGCCCAATCCCAATAACCAACCGGTTGAACTTAACCGTACTTCTTTATACCTGGGATTGCTACTGATTTTTGTTCTAGGTATTCTCTTTTCCAGTTACTTCTTTAACTAA
- a CDS encoding RNA polymerase sigma factor SigF, translating into MPTTATNELKHEVWQLLREYKQSRSEHIRNQLVKLNFGLVRKEAHYWINQCRESYDDLLQVGCLGLIRAIERFDISKGHAFSSFAIPYIRGEIQHYLRDKGVTVRIPRRYLAIQQQAIGVSRSLREKYNRQPTDAELAAALEITLSEWQEIKLAWINRAPLSLDVPVQDSEEGATSLGELVPDPHYRSFQLAQEDQLRLQQALFQLEQCTREVLECVFLQDLTQKQVAEHLGISVVTVSRRVKKGLDLLKHLMCTADD; encoded by the coding sequence ATGCCTACCACAGCCACCAACGAACTGAAGCATGAAGTTTGGCAGTTGTTGAGAGAATATAAGCAATCTCGCTCAGAACATATTCGCAACCAACTGGTAAAACTAAATTTTGGACTGGTAAGAAAAGAAGCTCATTACTGGATTAATCAATGTCGTGAAAGTTATGATGACTTACTGCAGGTTGGTTGTTTAGGTTTAATTCGAGCTATTGAAAGATTTGATATTTCTAAAGGTCACGCTTTTAGTTCCTTTGCCATTCCCTATATTCGTGGTGAAATTCAACACTACCTGCGGGATAAAGGCGTGACCGTCAGGATTCCCAGACGCTATTTAGCAATACAACAACAAGCAATTGGGGTGTCTCGTTCTTTACGAGAAAAATATAATCGCCAACCCACAGATGCTGAATTAGCAGCAGCATTGGAAATTACTCTTAGTGAGTGGCAAGAAATCAAATTAGCGTGGATTAATCGCGCTCCTCTCAGCTTAGATGTGCCAGTTCAAGACTCCGAAGAAGGTGCTACTAGTCTAGGAGAATTAGTTCCTGATCCTCATTACCGCAGCTTTCAACTGGCGCAAGAAGACCAACTGCGTTTACAACAAGCATTGTTTCAACTCGAACAGTGTACTAGAGAAGTTTTAGAATGTGTCTTTTTGCAGGATTTGACACAAAAACAAGTAGCAGAACACTTGGGCATTAGTGTTGTGACGGTTTCTCGGAGAGTAAAAAAAGGGTTGGATTTATTGAAACATCTGATGTGTACAGCAGATGATTGA
- the psbE gene encoding cytochrome b559 subunit alpha produces the protein MSGTTGERPFSDIITSIRYWVIHSITIPALFIAGWLFVSTGLAYDVFGTPRPNEYYTQTRQELPIVNNRYEAKKQVEKFIGK, from the coding sequence ATGTCAGGTACCACTGGAGAACGTCCGTTTTCGGACATTATTACCAGCATTCGTTACTGGGTAATTCACAGCATCACCATCCCAGCATTATTTATTGCCGGTTGGCTATTTGTTAGCACCGGGCTGGCTTATGATGTATTTGGCACACCTCGCCCTAACGAGTATTACACACAAACACGGCAGGAATTGCCAATTGTGAATAACCGTTATGAAGCCAAGAAACAAGTTGAAAAATTTATTGGAAAGTAG
- a CDS encoding photosystem II manganese-stabilizing polypeptide, with amino-acid sequence MRYRALIVAFLALCLGLLTACSDAPEASVREVLTYEQIRGTGLANKCPQLAETSRGSIPLDSSQSYAIKELCLEPTNFFVKEEPANKRQIAEFVTGKLLTRYTSTIDQVQGPLKFNSDGSLTFVEEDGLDFQAITVQLPGGERVPFLFTIKNLVAQTQPSLTSINTSTDFEGEFKVPSYRGAAFLDPKGRGIVTGYDNAVALPAQADDEELTRANVKRADILKGKISLQVAKIDSSSGEIAGTFESEQPSDTDLGAGEPKEVKIRGLFYARVESTRS; translated from the coding sequence ATGAGGTATCGCGCTTTAATTGTTGCATTCTTGGCTTTATGCCTGGGGCTATTAACTGCTTGCAGTGATGCTCCAGAGGCTAGTGTTAGAGAAGTACTCACCTACGAACAAATTCGTGGAACAGGCTTGGCTAACAAATGTCCTCAATTGGCAGAAACCAGCCGTGGCTCTATTCCCCTTGACAGTAGCCAGTCTTACGCCATTAAAGAACTGTGCTTGGAACCTACTAATTTCTTTGTCAAAGAAGAACCAGCTAATAAACGCCAAATAGCTGAATTTGTAACTGGCAAATTGTTAACCAGATACACTTCTACCATTGACCAAGTACAAGGGCCACTGAAGTTCAACTCAGATGGTAGCTTGACTTTTGTTGAAGAAGATGGTCTAGACTTCCAAGCGATTACAGTTCAACTTCCTGGTGGTGAGCGAGTACCTTTCCTCTTCACCATTAAAAACTTAGTAGCTCAAACACAACCTAGTTTGACCAGCATCAATACTTCTACAGATTTTGAAGGCGAATTTAAAGTGCCTTCTTACCGTGGTGCTGCCTTCCTAGACCCCAAAGGTCGCGGTATTGTGACTGGCTATGATAATGCTGTGGCTCTTCCTGCTCAAGCAGATGACGAAGAACTCACCCGTGCAAATGTGAAGCGTGCTGATATTCTCAAAGGCAAGATTTCTCTGCAAGTAGCTAAAATAGATAGTTCTAGCGGTGAAATTGCAGGTACTTTTGAGAGTGAACAACCATCTGATACTGACTTAGGAGCCGGTGAACCCAAGGAAGTGAAGATTCGCGGTTTATTCTATGCCAGAGTAGAATCTACTCGTTCTTAA
- the ndhC gene encoding photosynthetic/respiratory NAD(P)H-quinone oxidoreductase subunit C — translation MFVLSGYEYFLGFLIICSLVPALALSASKLLRPSGNSLERRTTYESGMEPIGGAWIQFNIRYYMFALVFVVFDVETVFLYPWAVAFNRLGLLAFIEALIFIAILVIALVYAWRKGALEWS, via the coding sequence GTGTTTGTCCTTAGCGGTTACGAGTACTTCCTAGGCTTCTTAATTATCTGTAGCCTAGTGCCAGCCCTGGCGCTTTCTGCTTCCAAGCTTCTCAGACCCAGTGGTAACAGCCTGGAACGCCGCACAACTTATGAATCTGGGATGGAACCCATCGGTGGAGCCTGGATTCAGTTCAACATTCGCTACTATATGTTTGCGCTGGTTTTTGTCGTCTTTGACGTAGAAACTGTGTTTTTGTATCCTTGGGCGGTTGCTTTCAACCGTTTAGGGCTATTAGCATTCATTGAGGCGCTAATTTTTATTGCAATTCTTGTAATTGCTTTAGTTTACGCATGGCGTAAAGGAGCTTTGGAATGGTCTTGA
- a CDS encoding rubredoxin produces MSEQAVETPALDRYECRACGYVYEPEKGDDKHDIPSGTLFTELPVNWRCPVCSAKKTAFTNIGPAGTASGFKENLGFGLGVNKLTPGQKNILIFGALALAFLFFISLYGLQ; encoded by the coding sequence ATGAGCGAACAAGCTGTTGAGACTCCAGCGTTAGACCGCTATGAGTGTCGCGCCTGCGGTTATGTTTATGAACCTGAGAAGGGAGATGATAAGCATGATATCCCTTCCGGGACACTGTTTACAGAGTTGCCTGTAAACTGGCGTTGTCCAGTTTGTAGTGCTAAAAAAACTGCTTTTACCAATATTGGCCCGGCTGGTACAGCATCTGGTTTTAAAGAAAATCTGGGTTTTGGCTTGGGTGTGAACAAACTGACTCCAGGGCAGAAGAATATCTTAATTTTTGGGGCTTTGGCTCTGGCTTTCTTGTTCTTTATCAGTCTTTACGGCTTACAATAA
- a CDS encoding photosystem II reaction center protein J produces MSAGTGRIPLWVVATIAGLGVITVVGIFFYGAYAGIGSSL; encoded by the coding sequence GTGTCTGCTGGAACTGGAAGAATTCCCCTGTGGGTTGTCGCTACAATCGCAGGTTTAGGCGTAATTACTGTTGTAGGTATCTTCTTCTACGGAGCCTACGCTGGGATTGGTTCTTCACTATAA
- a CDS encoding photosynthesis system II assembly factor Ycf48, producing the protein MQSIVKSWQRIIACLIVVVLCIGCSKVPSTSFNPWEIITVPTNEKLLDIAFTQDSQHGFLVGSNATLLETQDGGKNWQPLSLALDDSRYRFDSVSFSGKEGWIVGEPSLLLHTTDEGRSWSRIPLSEKLPGNPISVHALETNSAEMATDVGAIYKTTDGGKNWKAQVEAAVGVVRNMQRSADGKYVAVSAKGSFYSTWEPGQNAWVPHNRISSRRVENMGFNDNGQLWLLARGGQIQFSEPNNAEEWQEALYPELSTSWGLLDLAYRTPEELWIGGGSGNLLRSTDGGKTWEKDRDVEQVAANLYKIVFLSPDQGFIIGDRGVLLKYNARAEKTASEKAA; encoded by the coding sequence ATGCAATCCATTGTGAAAAGTTGGCAACGCATAATTGCCTGTTTGATAGTAGTTGTTTTGTGTATAGGTTGTAGTAAAGTGCCTTCCACTAGCTTCAACCCTTGGGAAATTATTACTGTGCCAACCAACGAGAAGTTGCTAGATATCGCTTTTACCCAAGATTCTCAGCATGGTTTTTTAGTAGGCAGCAACGCCACACTTTTAGAAACTCAAGACGGTGGTAAAAATTGGCAACCCTTGTCCTTAGCACTGGATGATTCTCGATATCGCTTTGATTCTGTCAGTTTTTCTGGCAAAGAAGGTTGGATAGTTGGTGAACCTTCCCTATTACTGCATACCACCGATGAAGGTCGTTCTTGGTCACGTATTCCTTTAAGCGAAAAGTTACCTGGTAATCCCATTTCTGTTCATGCACTGGAAACCAACTCAGCCGAAATGGCTACAGATGTGGGCGCAATTTACAAAACTACCGATGGGGGTAAAAATTGGAAAGCCCAAGTCGAAGCTGCTGTTGGTGTAGTACGGAATATGCAGCGTTCTGCTGATGGTAAATATGTCGCAGTTTCAGCTAAGGGTAGCTTTTACTCGACTTGGGAACCAGGACAAAATGCTTGGGTTCCCCATAACCGCATTAGTTCTCGGCGTGTAGAAAATATGGGTTTCAATGATAATGGCCAACTGTGGTTATTAGCACGCGGTGGTCAGATTCAATTTAGTGAACCCAATAACGCCGAAGAATGGCAAGAAGCTTTATATCCAGAGTTATCCACCAGTTGGGGTTTACTGGATTTGGCATATCGCACACCCGAAGAACTGTGGATAGGCGGTGGTAGCGGTAACTTGCTGCGGAGTACTGATGGTGGTAAAACCTGGGAAAAAGACCGTGATGTGGAACAGGTAGCCGCTAATCTATATAAAATAGTCTTTCTCAGTCCCGACCAAGGATTTATCATTGGCGATCGCGGTGTATTGCTGAAATATAACGCCAGGGCTGAAAAAACTGCGTCAGAAAAAGCAGCTTAG
- a CDS encoding photosystem I reaction center subunit VIII, with the protein MSTELFPQIFAYSASFLSPIFVPIIGWVLPIATFSFLLLYIERDDIA; encoded by the coding sequence ATGTCCACTGAACTTTTCCCCCAAATTTTTGCTTATTCTGCATCTTTCTTGTCTCCTATCTTTGTACCTATTATTGGTTGGGTTCTGCCAATTGCAACATTCTCGTTTCTGTTGTTATACATTGAGCGTGATGACATTGCCTAA
- the psbF gene encoding cytochrome b559 subunit beta, with protein sequence MTSGNNINQPVTYPIFTVRWLAVHTLGVPTVFFLGAIAAMQFIQR encoded by the coding sequence ATGACTAGCGGAAATAACATCAATCAACCAGTTACCTATCCAATTTTTACAGTTAGATGGCTGGCAGTTCATACCTTGGGTGTGCCAACCGTGTTTTTCTTGGGCGCGATCGCCGCAATGCAATTTATTCAACGCTAG